A portion of the Polaribacter cellanae genome contains these proteins:
- the rplD gene encoding 50S ribosomal protein L4, translating to MKVAVLDITGKDTGRKVELSKDVFGLEPNDHAIYLDVKQYLANQRQGTHKSKERAEISGSTRKIKKQKGTGTARAGSIKSGVFRGGGRMFGPRPRSYSFKLNKNLKRLARKSALSIQTNDKNLVVIEDFNFDTPKTKNFVDVLKALELDTKKSLFVLSDENTNVYLSSRNLKNSKVVKASEINTYGVLNANKVVITEGSLEGINSNLSK from the coding sequence ATGAAAGTAGCAGTTTTAGATATTACAGGGAAAGATACAGGTAGAAAGGTTGAGCTTTCTAAAGATGTATTCGGTTTAGAGCCTAACGATCACGCAATTTATTTAGATGTAAAGCAATACTTGGCGAACCAAAGACAAGGAACGCATAAATCTAAAGAAAGAGCAGAAATTTCAGGTTCAACAAGAAAGATAAAAAAACAAAAAGGAACAGGTACTGCAAGAGCAGGCTCTATCAAGTCTGGTGTTTTTAGAGGAGGAGGACGTATGTTCGGGCCAAGGCCAAGAAGTTATTCTTTTAAATTGAATAAAAACTTAAAGCGTTTAGCGCGAAAATCTGCTTTAAGTATTCAAACAAACGATAAAAATTTAGTAGTAATTGAAGATTTTAATTTTGATACTCCAAAGACAAAGAACTTTGTAGATGTATTAAAAGCATTAGAGTTGGATACTAAAAAATCTTTGTTTGTATTAAGTGATGAAAATACAAATGTGTATTTATCATCACGTAACTTAAAAAACTCTAAAGTAGTAAAAGCTTCAGAAATTAATACTTATGGTGTTTTAAACGCTAATAAAGTTGTTATTACTGAAGGATCTTTAGAAGGAATTAATTCAAACTTAAGCAAATAG
- the rpsJ gene encoding 30S ribosomal protein S10, which produces MSQKIRIKLKSYDYNLVDKSAEKIVKTVKSTGAVVNGPIPLPTHKKIFTVLRSPHVNKKSREQFQLSAYKRLLDIYSSSSKTIDALMKLELPSGVEVEIKV; this is translated from the coding sequence ATGAGTCAAAAAATTAGAATAAAATTAAAATCTTACGATTACAACTTAGTAGACAAATCTGCTGAGAAAATTGTAAAGACGGTAAAAAGTACTGGTGCTGTTGTAAACGGACCAATACCATTACCAACACATAAAAAGATTTTTACAGTGTTACGTTCTCCACACGTAAACAAAAAATCTAGAGAGCAATTTCAATTATCTGCTTACAAAAGATTATTAGATATTTATAGTTCTTCTTCGAAAACTATTGATGCTTTAATGAAATTAGAATTACCTAGCGGTGTTGAAGTTGAAATTAAGGTGTAA
- the rplW gene encoding 50S ribosomal protein L23 yields MSILIKPIITEKATNDSELYNRFTFVVEKKANKLEIKDAVEKAYGVSILSVKTLNYPIQRNTKFTKKGLVTGVKSGYKKAIVQVAEGESIDFYNNL; encoded by the coding sequence ATGAGTATTTTAATAAAACCTATTATTACGGAAAAAGCAACAAACGATAGCGAACTATATAATCGTTTCACATTTGTTGTAGAAAAGAAAGCTAATAAATTAGAAATTAAAGATGCTGTTGAAAAAGCATACGGAGTTTCTATTTTAAGCGTTAAGACTTTAAACTATCCAATTCAAAGAAATACAAAGTTTACTAAAAAAGGTTTAGTAACTGGCGTAAAGAGTGGGTATAAGAAGGCTATCGTTCAAGTAGCAGAAGGAGAAAGTATTGATTTTTATAACAATCTTTAA
- a CDS encoding glycosyl hydrolase family 18 protein encodes MRKLLLCAFLSYMSILQVNAQTQPQHNKKVVGYYAQWSIYARDYNVLDIEADKLTHLLYAFFDTKYNATTDTAYIESLDDYADFQHNESGLHAWDAPVKGNIGDLKLLKEKYPHLKIIISLGGWTKSQAFPDIAKSANARATLSQSMVDFMTKYPWIDGFDLDWEFPVQGGTDGNETINGAAVPAQPHYQDDHKNLVLLLKEMRSVFNANSMQNKSISMAAGNNVNNLLATHVGPGTEATHGMTENVFDFCDFVTFFGYDFGGNWFDKTSYNAPLYGGDHPNDPLNRGAGKPNQVLDGLVSLYLNGLQVPVDKLVMGIPFYGKLFEGVASTGVVPNLPGLYESAPRVNSSACNLPQPPKGTWDAVNCESSGSIEFCDLYQGFGTNKHQYLDANNPMQVSAAAAANGWVRYWDDTAKVPYLYNATTNKFITYDDNQSIDLKVKYALSKNLGGVMIWELSQDARNNSSNSLLKTINNSLQSAEYDLTINFKDSSNNPLQSVVVELKDENNVVLQTLNSDALGQVVFSNKQGNVPYNITYSLSGYAFLPNTISYASLEFNSDKTVNVTGSNQVVSIAGSVKENNVLLTNVDVVLKNTTTGEELSRTTSTDGNFTFNSVIDGNDYTVRAEKDFYSFTELTYTNLSSNKTNQLIEATRSTFTISGKVLAGANPLQGATISISGNNQNYTGTTDALGNYSIANLSAGYDYTVTPSFTSKVLLPANVQVNALNENKVFNFAENLGLIYGTVKNGSTPVAGAKVSLILPWTDSSHPYTNLIATTNSEGKYFYTETQLSGYSAINSLKLNSYENNAVVYLPSDLANLPVPSVATEYNFNSQTAVSPEITINKPNQSTISIAPGNTVDLEALVGLTFNDGTTTISTVTFEVDGVTVANTSTNNVYSAVWTPTNSDIGNSHIFKVTAEDSNGVSKTKTFNFSLVCSGAGCSNVSPSVTLGTPANTTIDQTSGFQNIPITVTVTDSDGTIASVAISIDGNTTAMTAGGNDTYTYNFTPTAYKAYPIVITAVDNKNGSTTINKTLNITNSVTTYIISGTVVTGTNPLQGVTVTISGNGQNYTDITDTSGNYSIANLSAGFDYTVTPSLNNTVLTPASVQVTALSENKVLNFAEEVNTAGTGSIYGVVKNGSTPIQGAKVSLVLPWTDNSHPYVNLIAVTNAQGEYSYTEAQVSGYTTISSLKLNSYENNGVAYLPSNIGNIPMPSTATEYNFNSQPVAPEVTIKQPNQSTINIAPGATVNLEALVGLTFNDGTTSISSVAFEVDGVAVANTNTNDVYSAVWTPGNSDIGNSHVFKVTAEDSNGVSVNETFNFNLVCAGANCPNVSPSVTLSAPTSTTINQNGGFQNIPIAVTVTDSDGTINSVNITINGSTVAMTAGANDIYTYNFTPSAYQAYPIVITAIDNENGSTTINKTLNITNSVFVPLPSGNIVLGYAHSWESASAPFLYFNEIQNKKFNVVMYSFIETEGGNGFTPKLTINSNRYLTNGVFDSKLLKDDINVLRSKGIPVIASIGGQNGHVELRNTAEKNEFVQGIKDIIDEYHFDGVDLDFEGGSMNFGAGALTDFSYQSLTPYPKLKNVVDAFKELKQHYGSNFIMTCAPETFYVQVGHSTYSSIAGSFLPVLHNLRNELDLVMVQLYNTGSVNALDGTAYSQGTPDFLTSMTDMLISGFNVSNSGFSFPGLPASKIMVAIPSCPAAAPAGGYIQPNEATKALDYLRFGTSFAGRNYTLQGSAHPDLRGVMTWSINWDAADCGSADQFANSYSNYFNNNNKSFKKALSVQEQGYDEVKVYPIPFENRLNISSQKNIEAIKIFNVSGTEIFAQDKFEGFLDVSFLSSGVYFLQIQVEGKVFYKKITKQ; translated from the coding sequence ATGAGAAAATTACTACTCTGTGCTTTTTTAAGTTACATGTCTATTTTACAGGTTAATGCGCAAACGCAACCTCAACATAATAAAAAGGTTGTTGGTTATTATGCCCAATGGTCTATCTATGCAAGAGATTACAATGTTCTAGATATAGAGGCAGACAAGCTAACACATTTATTATATGCTTTTTTCGATACAAAATACAATGCAACAACAGATACTGCTTATATTGAGTCGTTAGACGATTATGCAGATTTTCAACATAATGAAAGTGGATTACACGCTTGGGATGCTCCTGTAAAAGGGAATATTGGAGACCTAAAATTGTTAAAAGAAAAATACCCACACTTAAAAATTATAATTTCTTTAGGAGGCTGGACAAAATCACAGGCATTTCCTGATATTGCAAAATCTGCTAATGCAAGAGCTACATTATCGCAAAGCATGGTAGATTTTATGACAAAATACCCTTGGATAGATGGGTTTGATTTAGATTGGGAATTTCCTGTACAAGGAGGAACAGACGGAAATGAAACTATTAATGGAGCAGCAGTACCTGCACAACCACATTATCAAGATGATCATAAAAACCTTGTTTTATTGTTAAAAGAAATGCGATCAGTTTTTAATGCTAATAGCATGCAAAACAAGTCAATTTCTATGGCAGCAGGAAATAATGTTAATAATTTATTAGCAACTCATGTAGGTCCAGGAACAGAAGCTACGCACGGAATGACAGAAAATGTTTTTGATTTTTGTGATTTCGTAACTTTTTTTGGATATGATTTTGGTGGTAATTGGTTTGATAAAACATCTTATAACGCACCATTATATGGAGGTGATCATCCAAATGACCCTTTAAATAGAGGTGCAGGAAAGCCAAATCAAGTATTAGATGGTCTCGTAAGTTTGTATTTAAATGGTTTACAAGTTCCTGTAGATAAATTAGTAATGGGGATTCCTTTTTACGGTAAACTTTTTGAAGGAGTCGCTTCTACAGGAGTAGTTCCAAATTTACCAGGTTTATATGAAAGTGCTCCAAGAGTAAATAGTTCGGCGTGTAATTTACCTCAACCACCTAAGGGAACTTGGGATGCTGTAAATTGTGAAAGTTCTGGGTCTATTGAATTTTGTGATTTATATCAAGGTTTTGGTACAAATAAACATCAATACTTAGATGCGAATAACCCAATGCAAGTATCTGCTGCAGCAGCAGCTAATGGTTGGGTAAGATATTGGGATGATACTGCAAAGGTTCCTTATTTATACAATGCAACAACTAACAAATTTATTACGTATGATGATAATCAGTCAATAGATTTAAAAGTTAAGTATGCACTTTCCAAAAATTTAGGAGGTGTAATGATTTGGGAACTGTCACAAGATGCTAGAAACAATTCAAGCAACAGTCTTCTTAAAACCATAAATAATTCTTTACAATCAGCAGAATACGATTTAACTATAAATTTTAAAGATTCATCAAATAATCCATTACAATCTGTAGTAGTAGAATTGAAAGATGAAAACAATGTGGTACTTCAAACTCTAAACTCAGATGCTTTAGGTCAAGTTGTTTTTTCTAATAAACAAGGAAATGTACCTTATAACATTACTTATAGCTTATCTGGCTATGCTTTCTTACCAAATACTATTTCTTATGCTAGTTTAGAATTTAATTCTGACAAGACTGTAAATGTAACAGGGTCAAATCAAGTTGTTTCAATAGCTGGTTCTGTTAAAGAAAATAATGTATTGTTAACTAACGTAGATGTTGTTTTGAAGAATACAACAACAGGAGAAGAATTAAGTAGAACAACATCAACAGATGGAAATTTTACTTTCAACTCGGTTATCGATGGAAATGATTATACTGTTAGAGCCGAAAAAGATTTCTACTCATTTACAGAATTAACTTACACAAATTTATCTAGCAATAAAACCAATCAATTAATAGAAGCAACCAGAAGTACTTTTACGATAAGTGGTAAAGTGCTTGCTGGTGCAAATCCTTTACAAGGCGCAACTATCTCTATATCAGGAAACAACCAAAACTATACAGGCACTACAGATGCTTTAGGTAATTACTCAATTGCAAATCTTTCTGCAGGATATGATTATACAGTAACACCAAGTTTTACCAGTAAAGTTTTATTGCCAGCAAACGTGCAAGTTAATGCGCTTAATGAGAATAAAGTTTTTAACTTTGCTGAAAATTTAGGTTTAATATATGGTACCGTTAAAAACGGAAGTACACCAGTTGCAGGCGCTAAAGTATCTTTAATATTACCTTGGACCGATAGTTCACATCCATACACAAACCTAATTGCTACAACAAATTCAGAAGGTAAATATTTTTATACAGAAACACAATTAAGCGGTTATTCGGCTATTAATTCGTTAAAATTGAATTCTTATGAGAATAATGCAGTGGTATATTTACCATCTGATCTTGCAAATTTACCAGTGCCATCTGTGGCAACTGAATATAATTTTAATTCTCAGACTGCTGTATCGCCAGAAATAACAATTAATAAGCCAAATCAATCTACAATAAGCATTGCCCCTGGTAATACTGTAGATTTAGAAGCATTAGTTGGCTTAACTTTTAATGATGGTACAACAACTATAAGTACAGTTACATTTGAAGTAGATGGAGTAACAGTTGCAAATACGAGTACAAATAATGTGTATTCAGCAGTTTGGACACCAACAAATTCAGATATAGGAAACAGTCATATATTTAAAGTAACAGCAGAAGATTCTAATGGAGTTAGTAAAACAAAAACCTTTAATTTTAGTTTAGTATGCTCAGGAGCAGGATGCTCTAATGTATCACCATCAGTCACTTTAGGTACTCCAGCAAATACAACTATAGACCAAACTTCAGGATTTCAAAATATTCCAATAACGGTAACCGTTACAGATTCAGATGGTACAATCGCTTCAGTTGCCATTAGCATTGATGGAAATACAACAGCTATGACAGCAGGAGGAAATGATACGTATACATATAACTTCACACCAACTGCTTATAAAGCATACCCCATAGTTATTACAGCTGTAGATAATAAAAATGGCTCTACAACAATAAACAAAACTTTAAATATTACAAATTCTGTAACAACATATATTATTAGCGGTACAGTTGTCACAGGAACAAATCCATTGCAAGGTGTAACAGTTACAATATCAGGCAATGGTCAAAACTACACAGATATAACAGACACTTCTGGGAACTATTCAATTGCTAACCTTTCGGCTGGATTTGATTACACAGTAACACCAAGTTTAAATAACACTGTCTTAACTCCTGCCAGTGTACAAGTTACTGCACTTAGTGAAAACAAAGTGCTTAACTTTGCTGAAGAGGTAAATACAGCTGGTACAGGCTCTATATATGGTGTGGTTAAAAATGGTAGTACTCCTATACAGGGTGCTAAAGTATCTTTAGTATTACCTTGGACAGATAATTCACATCCATATGTAAACTTAATTGCAGTTACAAATGCACAAGGTGAGTACTCTTACACAGAGGCGCAAGTAAGTGGTTATACTACTATTAGTTCTTTGAAACTAAATTCTTATGAGAATAATGGAGTAGCATATTTACCTTCGAATATTGGTAATATACCAATGCCATCTACGGCCACTGAATATAATTTTAATTCACAGCCAGTAGCACCAGAGGTTACAATTAAGCAACCAAACCAATCTACAATTAACATTGCACCTGGTGCCACTGTAAACCTAGAAGCATTAGTTGGCTTAACTTTTAATGATGGTACAACATCTATTAGCAGTGTAGCCTTTGAAGTCGACGGAGTAGCAGTAGCAAATACTAATACAAATGATGTGTATTCAGCGGTTTGGACGCCAGGAAATTCAGATATAGGAAATAGCCACGTATTTAAAGTAACAGCAGAAGACTCTAACGGAGTTAGCGTTAATGAAACGTTTAATTTTAATTTAGTATGTGCTGGGGCGAATTGCCCTAATGTTTCTCCATCAGTTACATTAAGTGCACCAACTAGTACAACTATTAATCAAAACGGAGGGTTTCAAAATATTCCAATAGCTGTAACTGTTACAGATTCAGATGGTACAATTAATTCAGTTAATATTACTATTAATGGAAGTACTGTAGCTATGACAGCTGGAGCGAATGATATTTATACATATAATTTTACACCATCTGCTTATCAAGCTTATCCAATAGTTATTACAGCTATAGATAATGAAAATGGTTCAACAACAATAAACAAAACTTTAAATATTACAAACTCTGTTTTTGTGCCATTGCCAAGTGGAAATATTGTGTTAGGTTATGCGCATTCTTGGGAGAGTGCTAGTGCACCATTTTTATATTTTAATGAGATACAGAACAAAAAATTTAATGTTGTTATGTATTCCTTTATAGAAACAGAAGGAGGAAATGGTTTTACACCTAAATTAACAATAAATTCTAATAGATATCTAACGAATGGTGTGTTTGATAGTAAGCTGTTAAAAGATGACATTAATGTATTACGAAGTAAAGGAATACCAGTAATAGCTTCTATAGGTGGTCAAAACGGTCATGTAGAACTTAGAAATACAGCAGAGAAAAATGAATTTGTGCAAGGTATTAAAGATATTATAGACGAATATCATTTTGATGGTGTTGATTTAGATTTTGAAGGTGGTTCTATGAATTTTGGAGCAGGGGCATTAACTGATTTTTCTTATCAGTCACTTACTCCTTATCCTAAATTAAAAAATGTGGTAGATGCTTTTAAAGAATTGAAACAACACTATGGAAGTAATTTTATAATGACCTGTGCTCCAGAAACATTTTATGTTCAAGTAGGACACTCAACATACAGTAGTATCGCAGGATCGTTTTTGCCAGTATTACATAATTTAAGAAACGAGTTAGACCTTGTAATGGTACAGCTGTATAACACAGGATCTGTAAATGCTTTAGACGGAACAGCCTACTCACAAGGAACCCCAGACTTTTTAACCTCAATGACAGATATGTTAATTTCAGGGTTTAATGTGTCAAATAGCGGTTTTAGTTTCCCTGGATTGCCAGCCTCTAAAATAATGGTAGCAATTCCTTCTTGTCCTGCAGCAGCACCAGCAGGTGGCTACATACAGCCAAATGAAGCAACAAAAGCATTAGATTATTTAAGATTTGGAACAAGCTTCGCAGGTAGAAATTATACACTACAAGGTAGTGCACATCCAGATTTAAGAGGTGTTATGACCTGGTCTATAAATTGGGATGCTGCAGACTGTGGTTCTGCTGATCAGTTTGCAAATAGTTATAGTAATTACTTTAACAATAATAACAAAAGCTTTAAAAAAGCATTAAGTGTTCAAGAACAAGGTTACGATGAAGTTAAAGTTTACCCTATACCTTTTGAAAACCGTTTAAATATATCTTCTCAAAAAAATATAGAAGCTATAAAAATATTTAATGTTAGTGGAACAGAAATTTTTGCACAAGATAAATTTGAAGGTTTTTTAGATGTTAGCTTCCTTAGTTCAGGAGTGTATTTCTTACAAATTCAAGTGGAAGGTAAGGTTTTTTATAAAAAAATTACCAAACAATAA
- the rpsS gene encoding 30S ribosomal protein S19 has product MARSLKKGPYVHYKLEKKVLANVEAGNKTVIKTWSRASMITPDFVGQTIAVHNGRQFVPVYVTENMVGHKLGEFSPTRSFRGHAGAKNKGKK; this is encoded by the coding sequence ATGGCAAGATCATTAAAAAAAGGACCTTACGTTCACTATAAATTAGAGAAAAAAGTGTTAGCTAATGTAGAAGCTGGTAACAAAACAGTAATTAAAACTTGGTCTAGAGCAAGTATGATTACACCAGATTTTGTAGGACAAACAATTGCAGTTCATAATGGACGCCAGTTTGTACCAGTATATGTTACAGAAAACATGGTAGGGCACAAATTAGGCGAATTTTCACCAACTCGTTCTTTTAGAGGACATGCTGGTGCAAAAAATAAAGGAAAAAAATAG
- the rplV gene encoding 50S ribosomal protein L22 produces the protein MGVRKKNMADQLKADRKQRAFAKLTNCPTSPRKMRLVADQIRGVEVEKALQILKFSPKEASINLEKLLLSAIANWQAKNEDAIIEDAGLFVKTICVDSAGMLKRLRPAPQGRAHRIRKRSNHVTLELGSKNLSN, from the coding sequence ATGGGAGTTCGTAAAAAAAATATGGCAGATCAGTTAAAAGCAGACAGAAAGCAACGTGCTTTCGCGAAGCTTACTAACTGCCCTACATCACCAAGAAAAATGCGTTTAGTAGCAGATCAAATTAGAGGGGTTGAAGTTGAAAAAGCTTTACAAATCTTAAAATTCAGTCCAAAAGAAGCATCTATCAATTTAGAAAAATTGTTATTGTCTGCAATTGCAAACTGGCAAGCTAAAAACGAAGATGCAATTATAGAAGATGCAGGGTTATTCGTAAAAACTATATGTGTAGATAGCGCAGGAATGTTAAAAAGATTAAGACCAGCTCCACAAGGGCGTGCTCATAGAATTCGTAAACGTTCTAATCACGTTACTTTAGAGTTAGGAAGTAAAAATTTAAGCAATTAA
- the rplB gene encoding 50S ribosomal protein L2, whose amino-acid sequence MSVRKLKPITPGQRFRVVNGFDTITTDKPEKSLLAPKKRSGGRNNQGRMTTRNIGGGHKQKYRIIDFKRDKQGIPATVKTIEYDPNRTAFIALLSYADGEKRYVIAQNGLKVGQTVVAGTGVAPEIGNAMTLNEIPLGTTISCIELRPGQGAVMARSAGSFAQLMARDGKYATVKLPSGETRLILLTCMATIGVVSNSDHQLLVSGKAGRSRWLGKRPRTNAVRMNPVDHPMGGGEGRASGGHPRSRNGIPAKGFKTRSKTKASNKYILERRKK is encoded by the coding sequence ATGTCAGTTAGAAAATTAAAACCAATAACACCAGGTCAGCGTTTTAGAGTTGTAAATGGGTTCGACACCATAACAACTGATAAGCCGGAGAAAAGTTTACTTGCTCCGAAAAAACGATCTGGAGGTCGAAACAATCAGGGGAGAATGACAACACGTAATATAGGTGGTGGTCATAAACAAAAATATCGTATTATCGATTTTAAAAGAGATAAGCAAGGTATCCCAGCAACAGTTAAAACTATAGAGTACGATCCAAATCGTACAGCATTCATTGCTTTACTTAGTTATGCTGATGGTGAAAAGCGTTATGTAATTGCACAAAACGGTTTAAAAGTAGGTCAAACTGTTGTAGCAGGAACAGGTGTTGCTCCAGAAATAGGAAATGCAATGACCTTGAACGAAATTCCTTTAGGAACTACAATTTCTTGTATAGAATTACGCCCAGGTCAAGGTGCTGTTATGGCACGTTCTGCTGGTTCTTTTGCTCAGTTAATGGCAAGAGATGGTAAGTATGCAACAGTTAAATTACCTTCAGGTGAAACAAGGTTAATCTTGTTAACTTGTATGGCTACGATTGGTGTTGTATCTAATTCAGATCACCAATTGTTAGTTTCTGGTAAAGCTGGTAGGTCTAGATGGTTAGGAAAAAGACCTAGAACAAATGCAGTAAGAATGAACCCTGTAGATCACCCAATGGGTGGTGGTGAAGGACGTGCTTCTGGAGGTCATCCAAGATCAAGAAATGGTATTCCTGCTAAAGGATTCAAAACTAGATCTAAAACCAAAGCTAGTAATAAGTATATTTTAGAACGTAGAAAGAAATAA
- the rplC gene encoding 50S ribosomal protein L3 → MSGLIGRKIGMTSLFDENGKNIPCTVIEAGPCVVTQVRTEEVDGYNALQLGFDDKKAKSSNKSLDGHFKKAGTTAKKKVVEFQGFEQEYKLGDSITVDHFTEGEFVDVSGVSKGKGFQGVVKRHGFAGVGQATHGQHNRLRAPGSIGAASYPARVFKGMRMAGRMGGDKVKVQNLRVLKVVTEKNLLVVKGAVPGHKNAFVTIQK, encoded by the coding sequence ATGTCTGGGTTAATAGGAAGAAAAATTGGAATGACCAGCTTATTCGACGAAAACGGGAAGAATATTCCTTGTACAGTTATCGAAGCGGGTCCTTGCGTTGTTACCCAAGTCAGAACCGAAGAGGTTGACGGCTACAATGCGTTGCAGCTTGGTTTCGATGACAAAAAGGCGAAGAGTTCTAACAAATCGTTAGATGGTCACTTTAAAAAAGCTGGCACCACTGCTAAGAAAAAAGTCGTTGAATTTCAAGGATTTGAACAAGAGTATAAATTAGGAGATTCTATTACAGTAGATCATTTTACTGAAGGAGAATTTGTTGATGTATCAGGTGTATCAAAAGGTAAAGGGTTTCAAGGAGTTGTAAAACGCCATGGTTTTGCTGGGGTTGGTCAAGCTACTCACGGTCAACATAACCGTTTAAGAGCGCCAGGTTCAATTGGAGCAGCGTCATATCCTGCAAGAGTATTCAAAGGAATGCGCATGGCAGGTAGAATGGGTGGAGATAAAGTGAAAGTACAAAACTTAAGAGTATTAAAAGTAGTTACTGAAAAGAATCTACTTGTTGTTAAAGGAGCGGTTCCTGGACACAAAAATGCTTTTGTAACTATTCAGAAATAA